One Chitinivibrionia bacterium genomic window carries:
- a CDS encoding DUF5610 domain-containing protein — protein MVQGIGITNNPVDNYTNAANFQRRGNEVGNSDLTRRPARQDEAIISSEGNRVRENEEARRERHDEIARGARDEFQRLQANIIRAMLQAVRGEDVNTASFDAIFNIQIPESEQGMTAEEIIATLPDAWKPEAVAERIVDFAISFYERSGLSGEEFLEAVTNAINSGFAEADRQLNGRLPANIQQVIQFTRDAVSERLERWAESTGIRIPERVDLTV, from the coding sequence ATGGTTCAGGGAATTGGAATCACAAACAATCCCGTTGATAATTATACCAATGCGGCAAATTTTCAGCGGAGAGGTAACGAGGTGGGCAACAGTGACCTCACAAGGCGACCTGCGAGACAGGACGAAGCAATTATTTCAAGCGAAGGAAACAGAGTTCGTGAGAATGAAGAAGCACGTCGTGAAAGACACGATGAAATAGCAAGAGGAGCGCGTGATGAATTTCAGCGACTTCAGGCAAACATTATCAGAGCAATGCTTCAAGCAGTAAGAGGCGAAGATGTAAATACGGCAAGTTTTGATGCTATATTTAATATTCAAATTCCCGAAAGCGAACAAGGAATGACGGCAGAAGAGATAATTGCAACTCTTCCCGACGCTTGGAAGCCTGAGGCTGTCGCAGAAAGAATTGTGGATTTCGCAATTTCATTTTATGAGAGAAGCGGACTTTCGGGCGAAGAATTTTTAGAAGCGGTTACAAACGCTATCAACAGCGGTTTTGCCGAAGCAGACAGACAGCTTAACGGACGTCTTCCTGCAAACATTCAACAGGTGATACAGTTCACCAGAGACGCTGTTTCCGAAAGATTGGAACGTTGGGCTGAAAGTACAGGTATCAGAATTCCTGAGCGAGTAGATTTGACGGTGTAA